The Burkholderia sp. NRF60-BP8 genomic sequence GCGCCCGACTGTGCGCGCCTCGCGGCCAGCGCCTGCAGCCGTTTCTCGCGGTCCGCCTGCGCATCCTTGCCGAGCACGCCGGACGCGAAACCCTGGTCGATCACCTGCCGGCCCTCGGCCGGCGTGCCGGCCACCAGCGCGAGCTGCGTCATCTCCATATAGGCGTCGGCCGTCGTCAGCGAGCCCGTCGCCCTGCGCAGCCGGTAGATGTCGAGGTCGAGCGACGACAGGTAACCGGGGCTGCCGCGAATCGCCGAGATCATTTCCTCCCAGTACGCGGGGCTCGGATGATAAGCCACCAGCATGCCGAGCGCGCCGCGATACGCAGCGGCATCCTTGCTCTTTTGCGCGCAGGCCGCCAGCATCTGCAACTGCCCTTCGTCCGGCGCGTGGCCGGCCTTCACCTGTGCGTCCGCGCTCGCCTTCAGCTGGCTCACGACCTGGCCGCAATCGTTCGACAGGTAATACGCCTGCGTGAGCAGCGCGTGCATTTCCGGATCCGTACCACCCGCCTTCAAGTAGCGCTGCGCGACGCGAATCGCCTGCGGATAGTTCTTCTGCTGGAAGTAGATCCCCGCGAGCGCCGCCGTCGTCCTCTGCTCGTCCTCGCCCGACAGGCGCCCCGAGTTCAGGACGGTTTCGTAGGCCTGCGCGGCCACGCCGGTATCGCCGGCCGCCATCGCCGCCGCGCCGCGCGTCGCTTCCACCATGTAGGTTTCATACGGCGTGCGGTTGGGCACGGCGGCTGCCTGCGCGATCTTGCCGAGCGCGTCGCGATACTTGTGCGCGCGATACAGGTCCTGCGCGGCCGCCAGCGGCTTCGCCACGTCCGGCCGCAATGCGTCGGCCGGCCACGCCGGCCGGCCGAGCGCGCAGGCCGCACCCAGCGCCGTCAGCGCCATCATTCGTTTCCATCGTCGCTGGCTCATCGGTTGGCCTGTCCCGTCATTGCATGAACTGCTCGTTGCCGATCAGGCCGATCTTCGTCGCGCCCACGCGCTGCGCGGACGCCAGTACGGCCGCCACGTCCTTGTACGGCGCCAGCTTGTTCGCCCGCAGATGGATCTCCGCCTGCACGGGCTCGTGCGCGACCGCCGTCAGCTTCGCCTCGAGTGCCGCGCGATCCGGCACCGGCGCGCCGTTCCACGTCGTCGTCCCGTCGAAGTCGATATCGATCTGCACGACCTCCGGCGGTGTGGCGGGCGGCGGCGGGTTGCCCACCGGCAGGTCCATCTTCACCGAATGCATCTGGATCGGGATCGTGATGATCAGCATGATCAACAACACCAGCATCACGTCGATCAGCGGCGTGGTGTTGATGTCGACCATCACGTCCGGCTCGGCGCCGCCTCCGCCCGAAGGCATGTTCATTCCCATCGTCTGCTCCTGTCGATGCTTGCTCTGATCCCATGCGTCGCCGTCAATCGGAATCGGCGCGCATGCCGTTCCCGTGCAAGGCTAGCCACCCCGCGCCGGCGGTTCCGTAATGAACGACACCTTCGCGATACCTGCCCGCTCGCACATCGTGACGACGCGGCCGATGAACTCGTAGCGCGTGTTCTGGTCGCCGCGCACGTGCACGCTCGGCTGCGGCTGCTGCTGCGACACGCCCTTCAGCTTCGCGAGCAACGTCGACGCATCCACCCGTTGTTCACCCCAGAAGAAATCGCCGTCGCGATTCACCGCGATCTCGACGCTCTTCGGTGTGGTCTGCAGCGGCTGCACGACCTCCTTCGGCAACTGCAGCTGGATCGTGTGCGTGACGACCGGAATCGTGATCAGGAAAATGATCAGCAGCACCAGCATCACGTCAACGAGCGGCGTCGTGTTGATGTTCGCGATCACCTCGTCGCTTTCGTCCTGCCCGACGTTCATGCCCATCGCGCGCCTCCGTCAGCCGGTCAGTTCACGAGCGACGCAGCCGGCGACGGCGCGCGAGCGGCACGCTTGCTGCCGGCCAGCAGCACGGTATGCAGCTGGGCGCCGAAGTTGCGGACCCGCTCCATCACCGACTTGTTGCGCCGGACGAGGAAGTTGTAGCCGAGTACGGCAGGCACCGCGACCGCCAGGCCGATCGCCGTCATGATCAGCGCCTCGCCCACCGGGCCCGCGACCTTGTCGATCGACGCCTGGCCCGCGATCCCGATCGCCGTCAGCGCGTGATAGATCCCCCAGACCGTGCCGAACAGCCCGACGAACGGCGCGGTCGATCCGACCGTCGCCAGGAACGCGAGCCCGTCCTGCATGCGGTTCGACACGTTCGTGATCGAGCGCTCGACGGACACGTCGATCCACGTGTTTCGGTCCACGGCTTCGAGCAATGCCTCGTCGTGATGCTCGCCCGCCTCGATCGCCGTTTCGGCGATGAAGCGGAACGGCGATGCCTCGTCGAGCAGCTTCGCGCCTTCGGCCAGCGACGGCGCGCTCCAGAGTTGCGCGTCCGCAAGCTTCGCGCGGCGGTTCGCCCGCAACTGCTCGACGAACTTCGTGACCATGATGTACCAGCTGCCCATCGACATGATCACGAGCAGGATCAGCACGAAGCGCGCGACGAAGTCGCCGTTCTTCCAGAGCGCCCCCAGCCCGTACGGATTCTCGACCGCTTCGGTCGCGGCCGGCGCCGGCGGCGGGGCCGAGTCGGCGGCGGACGGCGCCGGCGCCGCGGCCTGTGCCGACGCGTCGGATGCCGCCGTGGATCCGCTCGCTTGCGCGTAAGCGAATTGCGGTGCAACGAGCCCGTCGATTGCAGCGACGGACATCAACAGGCTTGCCGCCAGTGCGGCCAGAGAACGCTTGGTCATACCCCACTCCGATTCTTTCGTTGAACTTACGATTGAAGTTCAAGACGGTTTTCCCCGGTCCGGCGCTTGCCGGACCGCCCACTGCATCAATTCAGGTTGAACGAGAACGGCACCTGCACCCTTACGGCCTGGCCTTGCGCCACGCATTTGAACCGCTTCACGGTGTTGTAGGCCGCACGATCGAGCACGGGGTCGGCCGACTGGGCCACGCGTTCGTTCGTGATGTTCCCGTCCGCGTCCACGACGAACTCGATCGTCACCTCACCCGTGATGTTGTTTTCCTGCGCTTCCTTCGGGTACTGCATCGACGCGCGAATCGTGTCCGAATTCGGGCAGACGACACCCACCTCGTGGCTGACCGGCTTCGCGGGCGCGGGCGCGGGCGGTGCGATGACGGGCGCCTGCACGGCCGGCGCGGACGGCACCGGCGCCACCTGGTGCGTGATCGGCGCTTGCGGCGGCGCCTGCACCGGCACTTCGGGCGGCGGCACGAACGGCGGCGGCGGGGGCGCGAATTTTGGTGGCGGAAGCTTGACGACCGGCAGCGGCGGGGGCGGCGGCGGCTTCACCGGCTCGATGATGCGGGTTTCGATCGGATGCTGGATCACCTGCACGACTTTCGTCGCGAGGCCGTTGAGCAATGCGTAGATCAGCACTGCGTGCAACAGGAGGACGACTGCGATGCCGCCGAAACGGCGCACCGGGTTCTGCTGCTTCTTGCCGAATTCCCGCGGACGCCCAAGCGTGGCCAGTCCGCTGTTCGAAGCAACCAGATGCTCTTCGACTTTCATGCCCACTATCCATCCCCCAAGCGAATCGCCCAGTTTCGCGATGATGGCCGGCCCAGGAACCGGGTCGGTTCCGTCTCCGCCTCACCCCGAAATTTCATTTTTGATGCAATTAGCCATCCGAATCGAAAGCATCGATTTCGGATTCCGATTTATTCAATTTCAAGGAATCGTTTCAACCGCAACGGGATAGCCACCCTATCCGGCGTCTACCCCGAACCAGCGCGTTCAGGCAATTGTCAGCTGCGTCGACACAGGCACTTTTCTCGCGTGACGATTGGCTCTTCGTTACGCACTGATGTCAGCCGAGTCGTTCGTCTTGGGTGCAGAAGATAGCAAGGAAAAAATTTGAGCGTCAAACTTTATTTGATACCCGAATACAAAGTTTGGAGAGTTTGCTCGAATAATGATTTAGTAAACTTGGCCGACCATTTTCCATTGATTTAGTAATTGATTTGTATGGCAATCGCACCAATCAAGTGCCTCTCTAAAATAATCACCAATTTAGTGCCAAGCACCGAATTGGCGCGTCGGTAATGAGCATCTCCGGATGCGTTTCTTCGTCACATCGCACGGATGAAATCCGATTGACCATCGTCATGCGGCGCCGGGGCTTGTTCATGCGATGTTCGGATGGGAACTCGCCTCTTGTTTATAAGGAATCCACATCAAAATAACCGCGCCTTCTCCACCGATCGGATCCATACGATGATCTGCATACCGAATCTGTTTTTTTGATGCCAGAACCCGCTGCGTCAGCGTGAATTCGTTGCCCGCTACTTTGCGCGCACCGGCACATTCGCTTCACCGAGACCGGCGAGACAAATGCCCGCGCATGCTTCGTCGACGCACGACCGGCATCGCTCAGGACAGCATCATCCCCTGCATCCGGTGCGAGAAATGCGCGCGCTCGGCGGTCTCCATCAGCATCAGGAATTCGTCCTGCATCATGTGTATCAGCGCTTCGTGATCGCCGGCCTCAAAATAGACTTCCGGCTGCTGCGCGAGGCGTTCCTCGAGGAACGTCTTCATCCCGTACGCCATGCAGACCGGCGGCAGCGCGCCCATGTCGCAATCCTTGAACAACTCGCGCAACTCGACCTCCCGGGCGAGCACGAGATGGCGTCCCGTCTTCACCCAGAGATCCGACAGGCGCACGGCGTGCGTCGTCGGCAATACGGCGGCGACGTAGCCCTCGGCGTCCTCGAGGAGCACCGTTTTCGCGAGCCGGTCGCCGGGAATATGCGCGGCGGCGGCCGTTCCCATGCTCGTATGGCTATAGGGGTGGTACACGATTTCGTACCGCGATGACTTCTGGCGCAGGCAATCCTGCAGGGTGGCTGAGACCGGCATGGCACACCTCGTCTGGTTGAATCGGGCGAACGGCGTTCGCTCCGGATTCGTTCAGCATAGGTCGCATTCCGGCCCAAGGGAAACGCCCTCGCGCGACGCCGCTCCAGATGCCCCGGCAGCCCGCCCCGGTCATTTTTCATCCGCGCGCCTGCCCTCGCCGGCATGCGAAATCGAGACCCAGAACGGGGCCTGGAAAGCCCCTCGTCCCTGTAGACGAATTCCAGGTGACGTAGACGCGAACGGGTCGGTAATTTGTTGATGTCGGGAAACTAGACTGTTAGTTGCATTTTCCGAAGAACAATGAGATACCGCCGAGGATGCGCCGTTCAAAAAACGCACCCGCGAATGCGCGCCGTCATGCCGGCAAGCCACGTCGCCCACAGCTTTCCCGGTGTCCTATACTGAGCCGGCCGCCCCCTTCCTCCGGGCGGAAACCGACTCCTGGAGCGATCATGCATTACCAGTTGATCTACGAACTCGTCGACGATTACCTGTCGCGGCGCGACGCGTTCCGTGCCGAGCATCTCGCGCTCGCGCAGGCCGCGACCCAGCGCGGCGAACTCGTGCTCGCGGGCGCGCTGGCGGATCCGGCCGACCAGGCCGTGCTCGTGTTCGAAGGCGATTCGCCGGAAGCGGCCGAATCGTTCGCGCGCGCCGATCCGTACGTGCAGAACGGCCTCGTGAAATCGTGGCGCGTGCGGCCGTGGCGCGTCGTGGTCGGCAAGCACGCGCCGCGTCCCGCGTGAAATCGGGCTACAACCATCCTGCCCGCTTGAAGCGCCACCACAACGCGAGATCGGCGACGGCCATCACCGCGATACAGCCGTAGAACCCGTATTTCAGGTGCAGCTCGGGCATGTTCGCGAAGTTCATCCCGTAGATGCCGGCGATCATCGTCGGTATCGCGAACAGCGCGGCGAACGAGCCGAGCCGCTTGGTCACCTCGTTCTCCGCGAGCGAAATCATCCCGAGGTTGACCTGGATCGCGGTGACGACCATCTCGCGGCGCCCTTCGATCGTCTTCACGATTCGCTGCAGATGGTCGTACACGTCGCGGAAGTAGGCCGACATCCCGCTGCAGACTTCCGGAATGCGCCCGCCGGTGAGCTTCGCGAGCGGCTCCATCAGCGGCGCCGTGTGTTGGTACAGCAGCACGAGCCGGCGTTTCAGCGAATAGAGATCTTCGATGATCGCGCGCGACGACGCGGGCGTCGCCTTCGCGAAGATGCGATCCTCGAGTTCCTCGAGCTCGGTGCCGAGCGTTTCGAGGATCGG encodes the following:
- a CDS encoding tetratricopeptide repeat protein translates to MSQRRWKRMMALTALGAACALGRPAWPADALRPDVAKPLAAAQDLYRAHKYRDALGKIAQAAAVPNRTPYETYMVEATRGAAAMAAGDTGVAAQAYETVLNSGRLSGEDEQRTTAALAGIYFQQKNYPQAIRVAQRYLKAGGTDPEMHALLTQAYYLSNDCGQVVSQLKASADAQVKAGHAPDEGQLQMLAACAQKSKDAAAYRGALGMLVAYHPSPAYWEEMISAIRGSPGYLSSLDLDIYRLRRATGSLTTADAYMEMTQLALVAGTPAEGRQVIDQGFASGVLGKDAQADREKRLQALAARRAQSGADAADPVAPIDAGMNLVFAGHTAQGLSMMEQAIAKGGLEHPDAARLRLGEAYYVAGQKAHAVQVLRTVKGNDGSGDLAKLWTVVASR
- a CDS encoding ExbD/TolR family protein, producing the protein MGMNMPSGGGGAEPDVMVDINTTPLIDVMLVLLIMLIITIPIQMHSVKMDLPVGNPPPPATPPEVVQIDIDFDGTTTWNGAPVPDRAALEAKLTAVAHEPVQAEIHLRANKLAPYKDVAAVLASAQRVGATKIGLIGNEQFMQ
- a CDS encoding ExbD/TolR family protein, whose protein sequence is MGMNVGQDESDEVIANINTTPLVDVMLVLLIIFLITIPVVTHTIQLQLPKEVVQPLQTTPKSVEIAVNRDGDFFWGEQRVDASTLLAKLKGVSQQQPQPSVHVRGDQNTRYEFIGRVVTMCERAGIAKVSFITEPPARGG
- a CDS encoding MotA/TolQ/ExbB proton channel family protein; amino-acid sequence: MTKRSLAALAASLLMSVAAIDGLVAPQFAYAQASGSTAASDASAQAAAPAPSAADSAPPPAPAATEAVENPYGLGALWKNGDFVARFVLILLVIMSMGSWYIMVTKFVEQLRANRRAKLADAQLWSAPSLAEGAKLLDEASPFRFIAETAIEAGEHHDEALLEAVDRNTWIDVSVERSITNVSNRMQDGLAFLATVGSTAPFVGLFGTVWGIYHALTAIGIAGQASIDKVAGPVGEALIMTAIGLAVAVPAVLGYNFLVRRNKSVMERVRNFGAQLHTVLLAGSKRAARAPSPAASLVN
- a CDS encoding energy transducer TonB, with translation MKVEEHLVASNSGLATLGRPREFGKKQQNPVRRFGGIAVVLLLHAVLIYALLNGLATKVVQVIQHPIETRIIEPVKPPPPPPLPVVKLPPPKFAPPPPPFVPPPEVPVQAPPQAPITHQVAPVPSAPAVQAPVIAPPAPAPAKPVSHEVGVVCPNSDTIRASMQYPKEAQENNITGEVTIEFVVDADGNITNERVAQSADPVLDRAAYNTVKRFKCVAQGQAVRVQVPFSFNLN
- a CDS encoding aminoacyl-tRNA deacylase; amino-acid sequence: MPVSATLQDCLRQKSSRYEIVYHPYSHTSMGTAAAAHIPGDRLAKTVLLEDAEGYVAAVLPTTHAVRLSDLWVKTGRHLVLAREVELRELFKDCDMGALPPVCMAYGMKTFLEERLAQQPEVYFEAGDHEALIHMMQDEFLMLMETAERAHFSHRMQGMMLS
- a CDS encoding YciI-like protein; amino-acid sequence: MHYQLIYELVDDYLSRRDAFRAEHLALAQAATQRGELVLAGALADPADQAVLVFEGDSPEAAESFARADPYVQNGLVKSWRVRPWRVVVGKHAPRPA
- the corA gene encoding magnesium/cobalt transporter CorA; protein product: MLINCAAYQDGRKLADIDIAAISDYVSKPECFVWVALKDPTPEEIDLMGEEFGLHELALEDARKGHQRPKIEEYGDSLFAVLHTVELDEDDEFKVGELNVFVGPNYVLSIRNHTEQDFRDVRKRCEREPHLLREGSAFVFYALMDQVVDRYFPILETLGTELEELEDRIFAKATPASSRAIIEDLYSLKRRLVLLYQHTAPLMEPLAKLTGGRIPEVCSGMSAYFRDVYDHLQRIVKTIEGRREMVVTAIQVNLGMISLAENEVTKRLGSFAALFAIPTMIAGIYGMNFANMPELHLKYGFYGCIAVMAVADLALWWRFKRAGWL